The stretch of DNA AGCCAAAACGGGGGTTTTTCTGGCATTGGTGGGATTGTGCGCCTTTGTGCGACTGATTCCCCACCCGCCGAATTTCACTCCCGTCGCCTCAGCGGCGCTGTTTGCCGGATTTTTCTTCAACCGCCGGCTGGTCGCCTGCGCCGTGCCACTGTTGGCCGTACTGGTCAGCGACGCAGTTTTAGGGGGGTATTCCCGGTCGGTGATGATCGCTGTCTATGCCGGACACGCCTTTCCCGTGCTGCTGGGCATGTATTTCGCGAATCGCATGACACCCCTGCGGATCGGTGGAAGTGCCGTCATCGCAGCTGTGGTGTTCTTTTTGGGCACAAATCTCGCTGTCTGGTACAACGGAATCCTGTTCGAACGGACCGCCGCCGGGCTGGTCGCCTGTTACACAGCGGCTTTGCCGTTCTTCCAACACACGCTGCTGGGCAACTTGTTCTGGTCCGCCACGATTTTTGGAGCGTATGGAGCCGCCAATTGGCTGGTTTCGTACCTTCAGCAGCGCAATCTGCAACCGGTCACCATTCGCAAAAGGTAATCGGCGGCAAATTCCTGAAATGTCGTCGGCAGGAGGATTGAACAGCGAGGAAACAGTCGCTAAAATCCTGCTGATGTCATACGGAGTCGGTCATTTGCACAGAAATGTGTCAATTGGGGTGAACGTCACCACAACCTGTGACCGAAAAATGACATACAGTTTTTTTGAGGGGCCGTAGCTCAATTGGTTAGAGTACCGGACTGTCGATCCGGGGGTTGCGGGTTCAAGTCCCGTCGGCCTCGCTACTGAAAGCCGTAAGTACCAGAAAATTGGTGCTTGCGGCTTTTTTTATGTATCGCCGTGGAATTGGCTTTTGGGTGCTGCTCGATTTTTCCGAAAGATTTCACAACTCGAACGCTCAATTCGCCCCAACCTAACCGAGATGGTTTGCTTGTCCGTCCGGACTGCGGTGGTGAACTGATTGAAAGCTGACAGGTCAAGTTGTTCCGCCTTCCGCCAAGCTCAAGAGAACGCCTGCGTCGCCGCGTATCTTCTTCGAGAGCCGAGTTCCTCAAACTGTTGTTGCGACTGATCACGGAAGAATGAAAAGGTAATCCCGGTGAATCGTCCGTCACCTGCCGCCACCGCATTGAGTGTGTCCCATAAGGCGACTCGCTCCTGAGCAGCGGCAGAGAGTGCCTCCAGTTCGATCACTCGACTGAGATCCGAGTAGGTTAGAACGGAATCGTTCAATTTGAATCGTCCCAGTTTTTCGGCGAACCATGCCGCCCCTTTTTTGATCGTACTTTCACTTCCCCCAGCTCGGCGAATCACGTCGCTGACAATCGATTTCTGGGCTTCGATTTCAACACCTAATCGATGCAAAAACTCCCCCAACGGTGTTTCCCGGTTACTGGACTCGCAGCGGTCCGCTAACTCGATTTCACCGACCATCAGGGCCAAGTGATCGTTCAAGTAAATGATTAGTCGAGTGTCGTTCATGTCCGCTCCGCTTTTGAATGAGAGTCACCGCTTTTCAAAGCTCTTCGAATCGCCTCTCCTGTTCCCACGGGACGAACATCAAATACGTCCAGTGCCGTTTTATCCCGCACGATTGTTGGGTTCTTGAGCCCCTCAATCAGATGACGGCCCACCTCGGCAGTCGCCGGGGTGACCAGCCCCAGCCATAGGCTCGACAAATACGGCGTGAGTACGGGAACAGAGATCAACAAACGGTGGAGTTCTTGTTGCCGGACGTATTCACGAATCAAATCTCCATACGTGACAATGTCGGTGCCACCAATCTCGAAAATTCGGCTTTCACCCGGCGGCAAATCTAGGGCCGCCAACAAGTAAGCCAACACATCATCGACAGCGATGGGTTGGGTCGGAGTCGCCAGCCAGCGGGGGCAGAGCATCACAGGCAGACGGTCTGTGAGGGAGCGGATCATGTCGAAGGAGAGGCTGCCGGCCCCCACAACGACCGAGGCCCGAAACTCGATCGTTTCTACTCCCGATATTCGCAGAATCTCCCCCACCTCGTGCCGACTGCGCAGGTGCGGCGACAGTTTGGGATCGGTGTCATCACCCAACCCGCCCAGATAGACGATCCTTTTCACGCCCGCTTGCTTGGCAGCGGCACCAAAATTCTCTGCCGCTTCACGATCATTCTCCTCAAAGTCGGTGGAGGAGGCCATCAGATGGACGAGGTAGTAAGCGGTTTCAACCCCTGCCAGTGCAGCATCAAGAGACGTCTTGTCCAGTACGTCGCCTTGGACAACTTCGGTTGATGCTGAAACATTGGGCCGGAGTTTGTCGGGACTTCGTGCGAGGCAGCGCAGTGCGACTTCTCGCTGTTCCAACAACGGCACCAGCCGACTGCCGACATAACCCGTCGCTCCCGTCAAAAGGACGAGTGGCCCTGTTTTGTTTTCGGTCTCATCCAATGGTATTTGGCCTCGTCCGCATGGGGTGATCGCCAATCCGTGCTTGCAATTTCATTCACGGCGAAGTGTCCGATTCGACGTCCACCGCTACAATACATTATACCGTGTCCATGTCAGTGTACGTGAAAGAGGACACAATGCTATCCTTTCGCAAACCGGAATCGATAACAAATCACAAAACCAGGAGAACTTCCAATGTCTGACCCATCAAAGCTCACCATTGAAGAACTCATCAGCTCGCTCAAGCAACACCGCGATGAATTGGAGTTGAAAGTGCACTTGGCGACTGCTGAAGGAAAAGAGGAGTGGGCGAGAGCGACAGAGAAAATGGATCAAATGGTGAGCGACTACGAACCATTGAAACAAGCCGTTGGTGAATCAGCCACCGAGGTTGCTTCTTCTTTAAAACTTGTCGGTCAAGAAATTATGAAAAGCTTTGACCGTATCCGCAAAACGTTTTGAGGATCCATTTCTCCTAGTGAAACTGTCACCGATCCTGATAATCATCAAAGACACTTTACGCTTGTTTGCGAGTGTAATCTAGCTGTTGGCCACACCGCTCCCTGCGAACGCATCGGCTGATCGCACATTGTCGGTGCTTGGGCGAGCGACTCCCGATGATCGAGCGCGTGGAAGAGCGTTGGGTATCAATGCAAACAGTGGTGCCGTTTTGAGGCGGCACCACTGTTTTTCGAACCTGTCGTGTTGTGTCTCGTCGCTCCCCTATGGGTTCGCTTGAGTTTGTTGTTTGTCGTCCTGCTTCAGTCGCACGAGCAGCCATTGTTCGGTGCGGTCGGCTCCGTAATGCACCAAGCAAGGGGCTTCGTCTTTGGTCAGGTTGTACAGACCTGTTTCGAAGACCGTTGTGTCCGCGTCGCCGATGGTGAATGCGACACGTTGCGTTTTTTTGTCGACCGAACCATGCACGGTTTGCGTGCTGTGGCTGGCGCTGTCGGTGTAGTTACCGCGCAGAATGCCTTTTTTGTTGACCGCAAGCTGCACAACCAAGTCGGATGTTTTTTGACCTTGTTTGCACATGGCGAACACACCCAGCGGTAACCAGTCGCCATCTTTCGGGGCGTCTGCTTGGGTCCCGGTTTGGGCCAGTTGCTCGGCTTGGTCGTAGTATTGCTCCGACGTGCCGACATCTTGCCCGTTCACATAGACGCTATTGTCCTGGTAGGTGACGTTATTGCCGTAGTCGTAATAGACCGGCTGGGTCGCTCCGTAGCCAAACCAACTGCCCATGGAATCCCATGTGCAAATGGCCCAGGCTGTCCCTGCGCCCCATGCGGCGGCACGCCACGCGTTGGGATAGCGAGCATACCAACCGGGGCCGTAGTAATTCCAGTGATAGAAGTTGCCACGCACACCTGCAGCCACGGCATAACGGCCTGATGGTGAGACGGCTACGAATCCGCGTGCGTATCCGTGTGGCCCTACAGCAGCACCACGCGCGGCAAATCCCCCATTCGGTCCACGGACGGCACCCCCGGCAGCGGCGCGTCCGTTTGGTCCGACGACGACTCCCCGTCCAGCGGCACCCCCACCGGCGCCCTTAACTCCCCGTCCAGCAGCAACGCCACCGTTCGGTCCGACGGCTGCCCCGGCATATCTTGTGTTGCCGGCCGGTCCGGTGATCGATGCTCCCGCAGCCTCTCCGCCCCGTGGGCCTTGGTAAGTCTTGGTGTTGACGTTGTAGTCGCTGCTGAGGCTCCCGCGGTTCACATTCGTGTTGTTGATATTGGTGTTGCGATTAATGTTCGTGTTCCGGTTCACGTTCCCATTGCTCAGACCATGCAGTCCACTATCAGATGGTAAACCGAGGAATGAGTTGAGTTGGCTACGGGCTGGACCGGATCCGGAAAAACGGTCGCCAAAACCATCTTGCGAGAATCGACCGCCACCCTGAGCACCGCCGCCACGAATTCCCCCGCCGGCTCCGCCCCCGAAGCGTCCGCCACCGGCTCCTCCGCCACCGGCTCCTCCGGCACCCGCACCACCGAAGCGACCGCCGCCAGCTCCAGCGTTGCCGCCGAGACCTTGGCCGCCGCCGAATCGGTCGCCACCGCCCAAACCACCGGCACCGCCGAAGCGATTGCCGCTGGCTCCGCCAAATCGATCGCCGCCGCCTAAACCGCTGGCTCCACCGCCGAATCGATTGCCACCGCCGGCGCCTGAGAAGCGATCACCCCCGGAAAATCCACCGCCTCCCAAGCGACCACCGCCTCCGCTGAATCCACCTCCGCCGCCACCAAAGCGACCGCCACCACCAAAGCCGCCACCGCCGCCGAATCGGCCACCTCCGCCTCCACCGAATCGGCCTCCGCCGCCGCCGAATCCGCGGGTCCAACCTTCACTCACCGATACCGTGAACAGCAATCCAGCGACCATGGCCAATGCTAGGCAACGTTTCATGATTTCTCTCTCCGCATCAATATGTAAGCTGTCTGTATGAATGTTTTAAGCGGCGAACCAATTGCCCGGTTCAATTATTTCGCCGTGACGCGTCGGAGGATCACTTCACCAGTATCGGGCAGTTCAGTACCGCCCGAGCTACGGCTGATGGATTGCCAGACATAAGCCCCGTCGTCGAGTGGTACCAACAGGTTGACCGCCGAAGTGCTTTCGCCAGCGCCTGAAATTCCATGAACTTCCGATTGCCAGCCGTTTTTGAGCGGCGACCAAACGCCGACGGCATGTCCGCCGTCGGAATGGAAGTGCCAGGATTGAATGTGTCCGTTTTGTGGGTTGTAGCCGATGATCTCCACACCGGAATTCGAAGATTTGTCGGGATGAGTCACTGTGTAGCGGCGTTCGACAAAGCTTTTGTTGGCGATCCAGCGGCAAACGAACTCGGCTTTGACACCATGTTCTTCAGCCGTCCAAGTGCCGATGAGCCAGTCCAGATCGGCCAAATTGCGGTAGGCTGAGGCGGTTTCGACACGAATGTCACGCACGGTCGACATCAACCATTTTCCGTCCACCTTGACGTGAACCGTTGTGTACTTGCTGATTGCCGGAGCCCCGGCTGGGAGTGGATCGAGGATGATGCGCCCATCCTCGATTGCCGCATCGGGGCTGAGCAGGCGTAGCGAATCGATCGCCAACTTCATTTTGACGTCTTTGTGCTGCTTGAAGAACGCGCGGTATTCCTGTTCGATCGCCGCCCGCCCGGTGAAAACTTGGCCACTCTCGTCAATGTAGTCGCCGTTCTCCGTCCACAGAGCTGCCAGCGCCTTGGCTTTTTTGTGATTGAAGGCGTCAACGAATTTTTTAGCGGCCTGACGAATCGCCGCCAGTTCATTCTCGGCAGAGGCATCACCGTCGTAGTTTTCGACAGCGGCAGGTTGCTTTTTGGCATCATTGCCCGGCGAATTCTCTTGTGCGGTCACCTGAGAGCAGCCAATGCTCATCAAGACAGGGAGCAGGAACAGCGGGACCAACGCTTGCGTGTTTTTCATGGGAGCGTCCTCAAGAATGGGATTCGTCGACAATAGCCGCAGCAATCAAAAGCGCCGGCCCCAGGGCCACGAGCAGGTGCATGGAAGAGCATTCAAACGGAAATCAAGCCGCTCAGATCGAAATTCATGGCGCAAAGTCATCTAGCGTACGCCAGTTGCCCGGAAATGAGTATAGTTCAGCCTATGGGCCCATGCAATTAATTGTCCGCAGCGGCGCGGCCTTGCAGGGCCTGATACGCGGCGGAAAGGGAATGCGTTTCTTTGCGAAGGTTCTGGCTGATTGGACTGAGCCTGAAACAGCGTTTCCTAGGATTAACGCTTGTGTCGATCGTGGGGTTTACCACTAAAATTCCGCTGCAGTCGACACCCTGCGGCAGGTGTCCGATTCAAGAAGTTTCCTTCACAACGCTCTCTGTGCGACGGGAAAATTACGACGGTTTTCGTGGGAGTGCCCACTCGATTATTGCGGGCGAAGTGTTATACTTCCACCAATTATTGGATACACACGTTGCCTGGAGACGAGACGCATGGCGAAGAATAAACAGCAGAAAAAGAAGGAACGCGAGCGACGGGTTGCCCAGAAAAAGCTAGCGACCCAAAAGCGGCAGCGGGAGAAGGCCAGCGAAGAGTCGGAATCGACGACGCCC from Symmachiella dynata encodes:
- a CDS encoding DUF6580 family putative transport protein: MRADLSMRGETAAKTGVFLALVGLCAFVRLIPHPPNFTPVASAALFAGFFFNRRLVACAVPLLAVLVSDAVLGGYSRSVMIAVYAGHAFPVLLGMYFANRMTPLRIGGSAVIAAVVFFLGTNLAVWYNGILFERTAAGLVACYTAALPFFQHTLLGNLFWSATIFGAYGAANWLVSYLQQRNLQPVTIRKR
- a CDS encoding NAD(P)H-binding protein; protein product: MDETENKTGPLVLLTGATGYVGSRLVPLLEQREVALRCLARSPDKLRPNVSASTEVVQGDVLDKTSLDAALAGVETAYYLVHLMASSTDFEENDREAAENFGAAAKQAGVKRIVYLGGLGDDTDPKLSPHLRSRHEVGEILRISGVETIEFRASVVVGAGSLSFDMIRSLTDRLPVMLCPRWLATPTQPIAVDDVLAYLLAALDLPPGESRIFEIGGTDIVTYGDLIREYVRQQELHRLLISVPVLTPYLSSLWLGLVTPATAEVGRHLIEGLKNPTIVRDKTALDVFDVRPVGTGEAIRRALKSGDSHSKAERT
- a CDS encoding YybH family protein, with the protein product MKNTQALVPLFLLPVLMSIGCSQVTAQENSPGNDAKKQPAAVENYDGDASAENELAAIRQAAKKFVDAFNHKKAKALAALWTENGDYIDESGQVFTGRAAIEQEYRAFFKQHKDVKMKLAIDSLRLLSPDAAIEDGRIILDPLPAGAPAISKYTTVHVKVDGKWLMSTVRDIRVETASAYRNLADLDWLIGTWTAEEHGVKAEFVCRWIANKSFVERRYTVTHPDKSSNSGVEIIGYNPQNGHIQSWHFHSDGGHAVGVWSPLKNGWQSEVHGISGAGESTSAVNLLVPLDDGAYVWQSISRSSGGTELPDTGEVILRRVTAK